A genomic region of Gemmata massiliana contains the following coding sequences:
- the floA gene encoding flotillin-like protein FloA (flotillin-like protein involved in membrane lipid rafts), which yields MTLSTTLSTALALFAQGKDAAKDGGGPNPVSTASIIIIVVALVAVLIFVVFLFLFFSFIRLWIQALLTKADIGIGSLIGMKLRNVDYAMIVRQKIALVQAGVRVTTGELESHFLARGNVPKTATAVIAAHKAGLDLPWRTAAAIDLAGRDVLEAVRTSVNPKVIDCPDPAKGKQFLDAVCRNGIQLLAKARVTVRTKLERLVGGATEETIIARVGEGIVKAIGSAHDHKEVLANPGMISQTVLHNALDAQTAFEIVSIDIAHIEVGENIGAKLQADQAAADLRVAQAEAEKRRAAAVAREQEMRALVEENRAKVVEAEAQVPQAIADAFQKGNLGVMDFYNMKNVQSDTLMRNNIATMTGGAEGQSGSGR from the coding sequence GTGACGCTCTCGACGACGCTCTCGACCGCGCTCGCTCTGTTCGCCCAAGGCAAAGATGCGGCGAAGGACGGGGGCGGCCCGAACCCGGTGAGTACCGCCAGCATCATCATCATCGTGGTGGCGCTGGTCGCGGTTCTCATTTTCGTGGTGTTCCTCTTCCTGTTCTTCAGCTTCATCCGGCTCTGGATTCAGGCCCTTTTGACGAAGGCCGATATCGGGATCGGGAGCCTGATCGGGATGAAGTTGAGGAACGTCGACTACGCGATGATCGTGCGCCAGAAGATCGCGCTCGTGCAGGCCGGTGTGCGCGTCACCACCGGTGAGTTGGAGAGTCACTTCCTCGCACGCGGTAACGTGCCGAAAACGGCCACCGCGGTCATCGCGGCGCACAAGGCCGGCCTCGATTTGCCGTGGCGCACGGCCGCCGCAATCGACCTCGCCGGGCGCGACGTGCTCGAAGCCGTCCGCACGAGTGTGAACCCGAAGGTCATCGACTGCCCGGACCCGGCCAAGGGCAAGCAGTTCCTCGACGCGGTGTGCCGCAACGGTATCCAGTTGCTCGCGAAGGCCCGCGTGACCGTGCGCACCAAGCTCGAACGACTGGTCGGCGGGGCGACCGAAGAAACGATCATCGCCCGCGTCGGCGAGGGCATCGTGAAGGCTATCGGCTCGGCCCACGATCACAAGGAAGTGCTCGCGAATCCCGGTATGATCTCACAGACCGTGCTACACAACGCGCTCGACGCCCAGACCGCGTTCGAGATCGTGTCCATCGACATCGCGCACATCGAAGTCGGCGAGAACATCGGTGCGAAGCTCCAGGCGGACCAGGCCGCAGCGGACCTCCGCGTGGCTCAAGCCGAAGCCGAAAAGCGCCGCGCCGCGGCCGTGGCACGCGAGCAGGAAATGCGCGCGCTCGTCGAAGAGAACCGGGCAAAGGTCGTCGAGGCCGAGGCCCAAGTTCCGCAGGCCATCGCGGACGCCTTCCAAAAGGGTAACCTGGGCGTGATGGACTTTTACAACATGAAGAACGTGCAGTCCGACACCCTCATGCGGAACAACATCGCGACCATGACGGGGGGCGCGGAGGGACAGAGCGGGTCCGGTCGGTAG
- a CDS encoding glycosyltransferase family 2 protein, which produces MRTQDVLAPGASLSTFRPPLSIVIPSHSRPDLLRLCLASVARFAPANTEVIVVDDGSCVATVSHAAAEFVGVRVVRRPRAGGFCVAANAGIAVASAPVVELLNDDAEVTEGWADSALARFADPRVAAVAPLVLQNDPERRARGLPPLIDTAGDEYDFGGFASKRGHGSVWGEQVGESRGGSCSHRPAHTGRSPENVFGASACAAFYRRDAVLAAGGFPEHFGAYFEDVDLSFRLRRLGFEIVYDPGAVVWHRVSSSYGRNPSRRTQERQSCNEERVFWRNVRGRRLVKYLPRHAAVLTGKALRRWQEGGLLPWLVGRCRAVLG; this is translated from the coding sequence ATGCGGACCCAAGACGTGCTAGCGCCGGGAGCCTCTCTCTCCACCTTCCGTCCTCCACTCTCGATTGTCATCCCTTCCCACTCGCGTCCCGATTTACTCCGGCTGTGCCTCGCGAGCGTCGCTCGGTTCGCCCCTGCGAACACGGAAGTGATCGTCGTGGACGACGGCTCATGCGTCGCGACGGTTTCGCACGCGGCGGCCGAATTTGTCGGCGTCCGAGTCGTGCGCCGCCCACGGGCGGGCGGGTTTTGTGTCGCAGCTAACGCGGGTATCGCGGTGGCTTCGGCCCCGGTAGTGGAACTGCTCAACGACGACGCGGAAGTAACTGAAGGGTGGGCCGATTCCGCACTCGCGCGGTTCGCCGACCCGCGCGTCGCAGCCGTTGCCCCACTCGTGTTGCAGAATGACCCGGAACGCAGGGCGCGTGGTCTCCCGCCGCTCATCGACACCGCCGGCGACGAGTACGACTTCGGCGGGTTCGCCTCCAAGCGCGGGCACGGTTCGGTGTGGGGCGAGCAGGTCGGAGAATCGCGAGGCGGATCTTGTTCCCACCGGCCGGCTCACACCGGCCGTTCGCCCGAAAACGTATTCGGGGCCAGCGCGTGTGCCGCGTTCTACCGGCGCGATGCGGTACTGGCCGCGGGCGGGTTCCCCGAACACTTCGGCGCGTATTTCGAGGACGTGGACCTGTCGTTCCGGCTCCGGCGCCTCGGTTTCGAGATCGTGTACGATCCGGGCGCGGTGGTGTGGCACCGCGTATCGAGCAGCTACGGTCGGAACCCGTCGCGCCGCACACAGGAGCGGCAGTCGTGTAACGAGGAACGCGTTTTCTGGCGGAACGTGCGCGGGCGCCGATTGGTGAAATACCTTCCGCGTCACGCCGCGGTGCTCACGGGTAAAGCCCTCCGCCGGTGGCAGGAGGGGGGATTACTGCCGTGGTTGGTGGGACGTTGCCGGGCCGTGCTGGGGTAG
- a CDS encoding glycosyltransferase family 2 protein produces MALAHSPDGTSPHAPVAAPGHGHELALTAPRRAPAPPATELAAVVVNFCQWQNTARLVRQLRRSAVVRTGTAQIQIIDNGSPAHPLASRVARLRGVSVRRYDANLGFAAAVNRGCRQSTGPWVLLLNPDITVPDGFLDDVLGRAARGDLPADVGVIGFRLLNRDGSPQPSTGPFPSLGRTLAGLCLPRARRKCHVNRRTVESPVEWATGGCLLVRRECFEQLNGLDESFFLYYEDVDFCRRAAANGWQVWFDPALQVTHHWPLHARRVPPPLRLVTRHALLTYTRRHWSGWQARLLSSAVWLEAGVRQLWAKVRGESDAARCFDQMRRLVSDVAAGRQQEAAERIRFAASFLHPIAAEQDGRTE; encoded by the coding sequence ATGGCCCTGGCACACTCGCCAGACGGCACTTCGCCGCACGCGCCCGTGGCCGCACCCGGTCACGGACACGAACTCGCGCTCACCGCCCCGCGCCGCGCTCCCGCGCCGCCGGCCACTGAGCTTGCGGCCGTCGTCGTCAATTTCTGCCAGTGGCAAAACACGGCCCGCCTCGTGCGCCAGCTCCGGCGCTCGGCCGTGGTTCGCACGGGCACGGCACAGATTCAAATCATCGATAACGGCTCGCCCGCGCACCCGCTCGCGTCGCGCGTCGCGCGGCTCCGGGGCGTTTCGGTGCGCCGGTACGACGCCAACCTCGGGTTCGCGGCCGCCGTGAACCGCGGGTGCCGACAAAGTACCGGTCCGTGGGTGCTCCTGCTGAACCCCGACATCACCGTACCCGACGGGTTCCTCGACGATGTGCTCGGGCGCGCGGCCCGCGGGGACCTCCCTGCTGATGTGGGCGTGATCGGCTTCCGGCTCCTCAACCGCGACGGCTCCCCACAACCCTCGACCGGGCCGTTCCCCTCGCTCGGGCGCACGCTCGCGGGGCTCTGCCTCCCGCGCGCCCGGCGCAAGTGCCACGTGAACCGGCGCACGGTCGAAAGCCCGGTCGAATGGGCCACGGGCGGGTGCCTGCTCGTGCGCCGCGAGTGCTTCGAGCAGCTCAACGGTTTGGACGAATCGTTCTTCCTCTACTACGAGGACGTGGACTTCTGCCGGCGCGCCGCCGCGAACGGGTGGCAGGTGTGGTTCGACCCGGCGCTGCAGGTCACCCACCACTGGCCGCTACACGCGCGCCGGGTGCCGCCGCCGCTCCGCCTCGTTACCCGGCACGCGCTCCTGACGTACACGCGCCGGCACTGGTCCGGGTGGCAGGCGCGGCTCCTGTCCAGCGCGGTGTGGCTGGAAGCCGGTGTAAGGCAATTATGGGCGAAGGTGCGCGGCGAGTCGGACGCGGCCCGCTGCTTCGATCAAATGCGCCGACTGGTCTCGGACGTGGCCGCCGGGCGCCAACAGGAGGCCGCCGAGCGCATCCGGTTCGCCGCGTCGTTCCTCCACCCGATCGCCGCCGAACAGGACGGTCGGACGGAGTAA